The nucleotide sequence CCCCTATTTCAACCTTGAGCAGCAGGCAGACGAAGGCGTGATCGCCGTCGTCGGTTGGCCGGGGCAATGGTTCGCCGAGTTCGCGCGCGACAACGGCACTGGCTTGCGCGTGATTGCCGGACAGGAAAAAGTTCACCTGCGCCTCAAGCCCGGCGAAGAAATCCGCACGCCGCTGGTCGTGCTCCAGTTCTGGCGCGGCGACTGGATTCGCGCGCAGAACGTCTGGCGGCGCTGGATGGTCGCGCACAACATCCCGCGCCCCAACGGCCAGCCGCCGCGTCCGCTGCTCACGCCGTGCAGCTCGCACCAATTCGGCGAAATGATCCAGGCGGACGAAGCGAGCCAGAAACTTTTCATTGATCGCTACCTCGAAGAAAAGCTCGCGCCGGATTATTGGTGGATGGACGCCGGCTGGTATTTCCACTACGGCAAAGGCTGGCCGCAGGTTGGCACCTGGGAGGTGGATACGAACCGTTTTCCGCGCGGCCTGCGCGCGATCACCGACCACGCGCACGCCAAAGGCGTGAAGAGCATCGTCTGGTTTGAACCGGAGCGGGTGACGCCCGGAACGTTTCTTTACACCAACAACCCCGCGTGGCTCCTTGGCCGCGACGGTCAGCAGAAGCTCCTCAACCTCGGCCACGACGAAGCACGCGCGTGGCTGGTCAATCACATTGACCGCCTGTTGACCGAGCAGGGCATTGATCTGTATCGCCAGGATTACAACGTTGACCCACTCAAATTCTGGCGCGAAGCGGACACCGAGGACCGGCAGGGCAGCACCGAGAATCACTACGTCACCGGCTACCTGGCGTATTGGGACGAACTGCTGAAGCGGCATCCCGGCATGTTGATTGACACCTGCGCCAGCGGCGGCCACCGCAACGATCTCGAAACGCTGCGCCGCTCGTTGCCGTTCCTGCGCAGCGATTTTATCCAGGACGCCGTCGGCAACCAGTGCCACACCTACGGCCTCTCCTTCTGGCTGCCGTATCACGGCACGGGCACGGACCAGCTTGGCGTTTATGATCTCCGCAGCGCGATGGACTGCCCGCACTTCATCGCCTGTTGGGACGTGCGCGACCGCAAGCTCGACTACAACTTCCTCCGTAAGACCGTCAGCGACTGGCGGCAATACGCGCCGAACTACCTCGGCGATTTTTATCCGCTCACGCCCTACACCACCTCGAACGACGCCTGGCTCGCGTGGCAATTCGACCGCCCGGAAGCCGGGCAAGGCGTAGTCCAGGTGTTTCGCCGCGCGAACAGCATCTACGAATCCGCCCGCGTCAAACTCCGCGGACTCGACGTCAAGGCGCGTTATGCAGTCACGGACATTGATAAACCGGCCGGCCCGCAGGAATTCACGGGCGCTGCCCTCGCGGATCGGGGATTGCTCGTCACCGCTCCCGGCCAACCGTCCGCTATCGTGCTCACCTATCGCAAGACGAATTGACTCCAAGGTCCAACGCCCTTCCTGCGCGCCGCGACGATCGGCCTTGCCAGGCGCTCCACTGCGGTTTGGAAGGAATTCAATGTGGGGCGATGAAACCGCTGGCCCGCTGCGACAGCGCGGCGAGTTGACGCTGATGAACGCTGATGCGATCGCCTTGGCCCAAGAGTCAGACGCACTTGATCTGCCAGCCACGCTGTTCCAACTCCTGCATCACTTCCTGATCAAGTCTGCCATCGCCTTTCTCGAAGACGCTCCGCTGCATCGCTAAACACAGTAGATGCGTGGGGCGGGTCATTGCTACGTAGTGGATTTTGAGGCGCGTTCGCTGCTGCGGCCCGGCGTCAATTCCTCCCGCTTTCTGCTTTCGCAACCAAGGTGATAGGAGTTCAAGATTGTGCCGTCCTTTCCTATCTTGCCAATACGTATCGAGCACCAGTGTCGCTGTGTGGGTCTTGCCCTTGACAGAGTGGATTGAGCCAACTTGGACGGCCACTTCTCGGCCATTGTTTGCGAAGCGGTAAATGTTGTCCCGGGCTTTTCGGGCGGCGGCCAATGCAG is from Verrucomicrobiota bacterium and encodes:
- a CDS encoding alpha-galactosidase, whose translation is MKTKNTVIFLTAMLFTIRGASATVVAPDELSESRAWSAAKFEGVQAKTAAEPALIVLANHDPVQKNARAGKPMRIADKEFTRGLYCHAFSKIIVRLPSSGAKFSAIVGVDSNEQTSGGRGSVDFSVSVGRTEKFRSGVMREGMAGKPVSVDLGGAMEFVLQVDETPDGISCDQSDWAEAKVTLVDGRELWLADLPLREGERAPYSTELPFSFVYEGKPSAELLKTWKFQRSRRGNEAARGPQTNSPPPQVGGYELSWTDPATGLQVRCVAVEYADFPNVEWTLYFKNTGTTDTPILSDILALDTRIEKSGKGDFVLHHHKGTFVRADDFEPLTTTLKPNSTLRFAPPAGRPLGHVFPYFNLEQQADEGVIAVVGWPGQWFAEFARDNGTGLRVIAGQEKVHLRLKPGEEIRTPLVVLQFWRGDWIRAQNVWRRWMVAHNIPRPNGQPPRPLLTPCSSHQFGEMIQADEASQKLFIDRYLEEKLAPDYWWMDAGWYFHYGKGWPQVGTWEVDTNRFPRGLRAITDHAHAKGVKSIVWFEPERVTPGTFLYTNNPAWLLGRDGQQKLLNLGHDEARAWLVNHIDRLLTEQGIDLYRQDYNVDPLKFWREADTEDRQGSTENHYVTGYLAYWDELLKRHPGMLIDTCASGGHRNDLETLRRSLPFLRSDFIQDAVGNQCHTYGLSFWLPYHGTGTDQLGVYDLRSAMDCPHFIACWDVRDRKLDYNFLRKTVSDWRQYAPNYLGDFYPLTPYTTSNDAWLAWQFDRPEAGQGVVQVFRRANSIYESARVKLRGLDVKARYAVTDIDKPAGPQEFTGAALADRGLLVTAPGQPSAIVLTYRKTN